The proteins below are encoded in one region of Streptomyces sp. NBC_00490:
- a CDS encoding GNAT family N-acetyltransferase → MPHTASRYLVEGPRVGIRHITYEDGAEFTARARESKELHQPWLFPPDNANAFTAYAGRLIEDPTKAGFLVCEKDGEHGEGAVAGFININNIVEGAFLCGALGYGAFAHAAGRGLMREGLGLVVRYAFGGMRLHRLEINVQPGNTASIALARSCGFRREGFSPKMLYIDGAWRDHERWAVTAEMIRK, encoded by the coding sequence ATGCCGCACACCGCCTCCCGCTATCTCGTCGAGGGCCCCCGCGTGGGCATACGCCACATCACCTACGAGGACGGTGCCGAGTTCACCGCCCGGGCCCGCGAGAGCAAGGAACTGCACCAACCCTGGCTCTTCCCGCCGGACAACGCCAACGCGTTCACCGCGTACGCGGGCCGGCTGATCGAGGACCCGACCAAGGCGGGGTTCCTGGTCTGCGAGAAGGACGGGGAGCACGGCGAGGGGGCCGTCGCCGGGTTCATCAACATCAACAACATCGTCGAGGGTGCCTTCCTGTGCGGGGCGCTCGGATACGGGGCCTTCGCGCATGCCGCCGGGCGCGGTCTGATGCGGGAGGGGCTGGGGCTGGTCGTGCGCTACGCCTTCGGCGGGATGCGACTGCACCGGCTGGAGATCAACGTGCAGCCCGGCAATACCGCCTCGATCGCCCTCGCCCGCAGCTGCGGCTTCCGCCGGGAGGGCTTCTCGCCGAAGATGCTCTACATCGACGGGGCCTGGCGCGACCACGAGCGATGGGCCGTCACCGCCGAGATGATCCGGAAGTGA
- a CDS encoding dipeptidyl-peptidase 5, which produces METLAYGSWPSPIDAALAAAHDGHPEFVGFVGDEAWWTEPRPTEGGRRTLVRRRTDGATESVLPAPWNVRSRVIEYGGQPWAGTVVDGRPLVVFVNFADQRLYRYAPDGDPRPLTPVSPVGGGLRWADPVLLPDRGEVWCVLEEFTGDGPGDVRRVPAAVPLDGSAAQDRDAVRELTDARHRFVTGPRISPDGRSAAWLAWDHPRMPWDGTELVLTGVRADGTLGEPRTIAGGPEESIVQVDWAHDGALLYTSDRTGWWNLYRDGEPLCRREEEFGGPLWKLGQRWFAPLESGLIAVVHGRGATALGILDPETAEVVDAAGPWTEFAPTLAVHGERVVAVGASPRSAHELVELDTRTGRARVIGAGHDDAVDPAYYPEPQIRTFTGPAGRDIHAHVYPPHHPTCVAPGDELPPYVVWAHGGPTSRAPLVLDLAIAYFTSRGIGVVEVNYGGSTGHGREYRNRLREQWGVVDVEDCAAVAQALADEGTADRDRLAIRGGSAGGWTAAVSLAATDVYACGTVIYPVLDLTGWGEGETHDFESQYLETLVGPFAEVPARYAERSPTEHADRITAPFLLMQGLDDVICPPVQCERFLARMEGRRVPHAYIAFEGEGHGFRRAETMTRALESELSLYAQVFVLNPPAIPTLELDK; this is translated from the coding sequence GTGGAGACGCTGGCGTACGGTTCCTGGCCCTCGCCGATCGACGCGGCACTGGCCGCCGCGCACGACGGGCATCCCGAGTTCGTGGGCTTCGTCGGCGACGAGGCCTGGTGGACCGAGCCACGCCCCACCGAGGGCGGCCGGCGCACGCTGGTGCGGCGGCGCACCGACGGCGCGACGGAGTCGGTGCTGCCGGCGCCGTGGAACGTCCGCAGCCGGGTCATCGAGTACGGCGGACAGCCCTGGGCGGGGACCGTCGTGGACGGCCGACCGCTCGTGGTCTTCGTGAACTTCGCCGACCAGCGGCTGTACCGGTACGCGCCGGACGGCGACCCCAGACCCCTCACCCCGGTCTCCCCGGTCGGCGGCGGCCTGCGCTGGGCGGACCCGGTGCTGCTCCCGGACCGCGGTGAAGTGTGGTGTGTGTTGGAGGAGTTCACCGGCGACGGGCCCGGCGATGTGCGCCGGGTGCCGGCCGCGGTGCCGCTGGACGGCTCGGCCGCCCAGGACCGGGACGCCGTGCGCGAACTCACCGACGCCCGGCACCGGTTCGTGACCGGCCCCCGGATCTCACCCGACGGGCGCAGCGCGGCCTGGCTCGCCTGGGACCATCCGCGGATGCCGTGGGACGGCACGGAGCTGGTGCTCACCGGCGTCCGGGCCGACGGCACCCTCGGCGAACCCCGGACCATCGCCGGGGGACCCGAGGAGTCGATCGTCCAGGTGGACTGGGCCCACGACGGGGCCCTGCTGTACACGAGCGACCGCACCGGCTGGTGGAACCTCTACCGCGACGGCGAACCGCTGTGCCGGCGCGAGGAGGAGTTCGGCGGTCCGCTCTGGAAGCTGGGCCAGCGCTGGTTCGCCCCGCTGGAGAGCGGTCTGATCGCCGTCGTGCACGGCCGCGGCGCCACCGCGCTCGGAATACTGGACCCCGAGACCGCGGAGGTCGTCGACGCGGCGGGCCCCTGGACCGAGTTCGCGCCCACCCTCGCGGTGCACGGCGAGCGGGTCGTCGCCGTCGGCGCCAGCCCGCGCAGCGCCCACGAACTGGTGGAGCTGGACACCCGCACCGGCCGGGCCCGGGTGATCGGCGCCGGACACGACGACGCCGTGGACCCCGCGTACTACCCCGAGCCGCAGATCCGCACCTTCACCGGACCCGCCGGACGTGACATCCACGCCCACGTCTACCCGCCCCACCACCCCACCTGCGTGGCCCCCGGCGACGAACTGCCGCCGTACGTCGTCTGGGCACACGGCGGACCCACCAGCCGCGCCCCCCTCGTCCTCGACCTGGCGATCGCCTACTTCACCTCGCGCGGCATCGGCGTCGTCGAGGTCAACTACGGCGGCTCCACCGGGCACGGCCGGGAGTACCGCAACCGGCTGCGCGAGCAGTGGGGCGTGGTCGATGTCGAGGACTGCGCGGCCGTCGCCCAGGCCCTCGCCGACGAGGGCACCGCCGACCGCGACCGGCTGGCGATCCGCGGCGGCAGTGCCGGCGGCTGGACCGCGGCCGTCTCCCTCGCCGCGACCGACGTCTACGCCTGCGGCACCGTCATCTATCCCGTCCTCGATCTGACTGGCTGGGGCGAGGGCGAGACCCACGACTTCGAGTCGCAGTACCTGGAGACCCTGGTCGGCCCCTTCGCCGAGGTGCCCGCACGGTACGCGGAGCGCTCGCCCACCGAGCACGCCGACCGGATCACCGCGCCTTTCCTGCTGATGCAGGGCCTGGACGACGTGATCTGCCCGCCCGTCCAGTGCGAGCGGTTCCTGGCCCGCATGGAGGGCCGGCGGGTGCCGCACGCGTACATCGCCTTCGAGGGGGAGGGGCACGGGTTCCGGCGGGCGGAGACCATGACCCGGGCGCTGGAGTCCGAACTCTCCCTCTACGCCCAGGTCTTCGTCCTGAACCCGCCCGCCATCCCGACCCTGGAGCTCGACAAGTGA
- a CDS encoding M20/M25/M40 family metallo-hydrolase, protein MADGQAMDEVVTFTSDLIRIDTTNRGGGDCQERPAAEYAAARLAEAGLEPVLLERTRGRTNVVARVEGTDPSADALLVHGHLDVVPAEARDWSVHPFSGEIRDGVVWGRGAVDMKNMDAMILAIVRAWAREGVRPRRDIVVAFTADEEASAVDGSGFLADEHPGLFEGCTEGVSESGAFTFHDGAGRQIYPIAAGERGTGWVKLTARGRAGHGSKVNKENAVTRLCAAIARIGAHEWPLRLTPTVRAALTELAVLYGIEPDLDNVDRLLEKLGPAAKLVEATVRNSANPTMVDAGYKVNVIPGEAVAHVDGRYLPGGEDEFRTTLDLLTGPDVEWEFQHHEVALQAPVDSATYARMRAAVEEFAPEGHVVPYCMSGGTDAKQFSRLGITGYGFTPLKLPEGFDYQALFHGVDERVPVEALHFGVRVLDRFLRTA, encoded by the coding sequence ATGGCTGACGGACAGGCAATGGACGAGGTCGTGACGTTCACCTCCGACCTCATCCGTATCGACACCACCAACCGGGGCGGCGGCGACTGCCAGGAGCGGCCGGCCGCCGAGTACGCGGCCGCGCGGCTGGCCGAGGCGGGCCTGGAGCCGGTGCTGCTGGAGCGGACCAGGGGCCGCACCAATGTGGTGGCGCGCGTCGAGGGCACCGACCCCTCCGCGGACGCGCTGCTCGTCCACGGTCACCTGGACGTGGTGCCCGCCGAGGCCCGGGACTGGAGCGTGCATCCGTTCTCCGGGGAGATCCGTGACGGGGTCGTCTGGGGCCGGGGCGCGGTCGACATGAAGAACATGGACGCGATGATCCTGGCGATCGTCCGGGCCTGGGCGCGCGAAGGGGTGCGGCCCCGGCGCGACATCGTCGTCGCGTTCACCGCCGACGAGGAGGCCAGCGCCGTGGACGGCTCCGGGTTCCTCGCGGACGAGCATCCCGGGCTCTTCGAGGGCTGCACCGAGGGCGTCAGCGAGTCCGGGGCGTTCACCTTCCACGACGGTGCCGGACGGCAGATCTACCCGATCGCGGCCGGCGAGCGGGGCACGGGCTGGGTGAAGCTGACCGCGCGCGGACGGGCCGGGCACGGCTCCAAGGTGAACAAGGAGAACGCGGTCACCCGCCTGTGCGCCGCGATCGCCCGTATCGGAGCGCACGAGTGGCCGCTGCGGCTCACCCCGACCGTTCGCGCCGCCCTCACCGAACTCGCTGTCCTGTACGGCATCGAGCCCGACCTGGACAATGTCGACCGGCTCCTGGAGAAGCTCGGCCCGGCGGCGAAGCTCGTCGAGGCGACGGTCCGCAACAGCGCCAACCCGACCATGGTGGACGCCGGTTACAAGGTCAACGTCATCCCGGGCGAGGCCGTGGCCCACGTCGACGGACGGTATCTGCCCGGCGGCGAGGACGAGTTCCGGACCACCCTCGACCTGCTGACCGGGCCGGACGTGGAGTGGGAGTTCCAGCACCACGAGGTCGCGCTCCAGGCACCGGTGGACTCGGCGACGTACGCGAGGATGCGGGCCGCCGTCGAGGAGTTCGCGCCGGAGGGGCACGTCGTGCCGTACTGCATGTCCGGGGGAACGGACGCCAAGCAGTTCTCGCGCCTCGGCATCACCGGATATGGATTCACACCGCTGAAGCTGCCGGAGGGCTTCGACTACCAGGCCCTCTTCCACGGCGTGGACGAGCGGGTTCCGGTCGAGGCACTGCACTTCGGTGTCCGGGTCCTGGACCGATTTCTGCGCACGGCCTGA
- a CDS encoding arginase family protein: MRTRVVLDAPSNLGLRPPAPGTVPGCYKLAGALREQRIVHRLGALEGGVVVPPRYDRGEWQEGDGVFNAAAIAAYTVKLADRIERHVRAGEFPVVLGGDCSIQLGASLALRRLGRYGLAAVDASADFRHPGNSERIGAAGGEEMALATGRGQEDLTNLEGLKPYLRDEDVRLFGNRDAFEDDRGELATLKIPVVTVGDIREWGADAPARATAQAFEIPELDGFWVHLDADVLDPSVMPAVDSPDPDGLLPDELVELLRPLVGSAHCVGLNVTIYDPDLDPDGTAGALLADIVVSAFAQS, encoded by the coding sequence ATGCGTACCAGGGTGGTGCTGGACGCCCCGTCCAATCTCGGGCTGCGTCCGCCCGCGCCGGGAACCGTCCCGGGCTGCTACAAGCTCGCCGGTGCCCTGCGCGAGCAGCGGATCGTGCACCGGCTCGGCGCGCTGGAAGGCGGGGTGGTGGTGCCGCCGCGCTACGACCGGGGGGAGTGGCAGGAGGGCGACGGCGTCTTCAACGCGGCCGCCATCGCCGCCTACACGGTGAAGCTCGCCGACCGCATCGAACGCCATGTGCGCGCCGGGGAGTTCCCGGTGGTGCTCGGCGGTGACTGCTCGATCCAGCTCGGCGCCTCCCTCGCGCTGCGCCGCCTGGGCCGGTACGGCCTGGCCGCCGTGGACGCCTCCGCCGACTTCCGCCACCCCGGCAACTCCGAGCGGATCGGTGCGGCCGGCGGTGAGGAGATGGCGCTGGCGACGGGGCGTGGGCAGGAGGACCTGACGAACCTGGAGGGGCTGAAGCCTTACCTGAGGGACGAGGACGTACGGCTCTTCGGCAACCGCGACGCGTTCGAGGACGACCGCGGTGAACTCGCCACCCTCAAGATCCCCGTCGTCACCGTCGGGGACATCCGCGAGTGGGGCGCGGACGCGCCGGCCCGGGCCACGGCCCAGGCCTTCGAGATCCCCGAACTCGACGGATTCTGGGTGCACTTGGACGCAGACGTCCTCGATCCGTCCGTCATGCCGGCCGTGGACAGCCCCGACCCGGACGGACTCCTGCCCGACGAACTCGTCGAGCTGCTGCGGCCGTTGGTCGGATCCGCGCACTGCGTCGGGCTGAACGTCACCATCTACGACCCCGATCTCGACCCGGACGGCACGGCGGGCGCCCTCCTCGCCGACATCGTGGTGTCCGCCTTTGCGCAATCCTGA
- a CDS encoding LapA family protein produces the protein MSPKTSESGGATSGKGGPVTPARVVVLLLAVLALIFIFENTRATRIRLLIPEVTMPLWMALLATGVIGALCGAYFMKRRR, from the coding sequence ATGAGCCCGAAGACCTCCGAGAGCGGCGGTGCCACCAGCGGCAAGGGTGGCCCCGTGACGCCCGCCCGGGTGGTCGTCCTGCTGCTCGCCGTCCTCGCCCTGATCTTCATCTTCGAGAACACCCGCGCCACCAGGATCCGACTGCTGATCCCCGAGGTGACGATGCCCCTGTGGATGGCGCTGCTGGCCACCGGCGTCATCGGCGCCCTGTGCGGGGCGTATTTCATGAAGCGCCGCCGCTAG
- a CDS encoding M55 family metallopeptidase has product MKILISADMEGATGVTWPADVLPGTPQWERCRAMFTSDVNAAVQGFFDGGADDVLINEAHWTMRNLLLERLDDRAEMLTGRHKSLSMVEGVQHGDVDGIAFVGYHAGAGAEGVLAHTYLANSITGVWLNDVRASEGLLNAHVVAEYGVPVVLVTGDDVACEDALGYAPEALKVAVKDHVSRYAAVCRTPARTAGDIRAAAKEAAALAVRHPPVQAGPFTVAVEFDAEHLALAATVVPGVDRIGERKVGYTSATMYEGIRTFKAVTTIVSAAVEEQYG; this is encoded by the coding sequence ATGAAGATCCTCATCAGCGCCGACATGGAGGGCGCCACGGGCGTCACCTGGCCGGCCGACGTGCTGCCGGGGACGCCGCAGTGGGAGCGGTGCCGCGCGATGTTCACCTCGGACGTGAACGCGGCGGTGCAGGGCTTCTTCGACGGCGGCGCCGACGACGTGCTGATCAACGAGGCGCACTGGACCATGCGTAACCTGCTCCTGGAGCGGCTCGACGACCGGGCGGAGATGCTCACCGGACGGCACAAGTCCCTGTCCATGGTGGAGGGCGTGCAGCACGGCGACGTGGACGGCATCGCCTTCGTCGGCTACCACGCGGGCGCCGGAGCGGAGGGCGTCCTCGCCCACACCTACCTCGCCAACTCCATCACCGGGGTGTGGCTGAACGACGTACGCGCGAGCGAGGGCCTGCTCAACGCCCACGTGGTCGCCGAGTACGGGGTGCCGGTCGTCCTCGTCACCGGCGACGACGTGGCCTGCGAGGACGCGCTTGGCTACGCACCCGAGGCGCTGAAGGTCGCGGTCAAGGACCATGTGTCGCGGTACGCGGCGGTGTGCCGGACACCGGCCAGGACCGCCGGCGACATCCGCGCGGCGGCCAAGGAGGCGGCCGCGCTGGCGGTACGTCACCCACCCGTGCAGGCGGGGCCGTTCACCGTCGCCGTGGAGTTCGACGCCGAGCACCTCGCCCTGGCCGCGACCGTCGTTCCGGGTGTCGACCGGATCGGTGAGCGGAAGGTGGGGTACACGAGCGCCACCATGTACGAGGGAATTCGCACCTTCAAGGCGGTCACCACGATCGTCTCGGCCGCGGTGGAGGAGCAGTATGGCTGA
- a CDS encoding S66 peptidase family protein → MNRSVRPSRLAPGARVAVVAPSGPVPEERLQAGLDILRGWDLDPVVGPHVLERHGDLDYLAGTDADRAADLQSAWCDPSVDAVLCARGGYGVQRMTDLLDWEAMRAAGPKVFVGFSDITALHEAFATRLGLVTLHGPMAAGIDFIKNARAQEHLKATLFAPETVRTIVSGGRTLVPGRARGVTLGGCLCLLAAERGTPHARPSARGGLLCLEDVGEETYRLDRYLTQLLRGGWFDGVRGVLLGSWRECGPEETVRALLADRLGGLGVPVVEEFGFGHCDGALTMPFGVAAELDADARTLTLDEPALR, encoded by the coding sequence GTGAACAGATCCGTCCGGCCCTCCCGACTCGCGCCCGGCGCCCGCGTGGCCGTCGTCGCGCCCAGCGGACCCGTTCCCGAGGAGCGGCTGCAGGCCGGACTCGACATCCTGCGCGGCTGGGACCTCGACCCCGTGGTCGGCCCCCATGTGCTGGAGCGGCACGGCGACCTCGACTACCTGGCGGGCACCGACGCGGACCGGGCCGCCGATCTGCAGAGCGCCTGGTGCGACCCGTCCGTCGACGCGGTGCTGTGCGCGCGGGGCGGGTACGGCGTGCAGCGGATGACCGACCTGCTCGACTGGGAGGCGATGCGGGCGGCCGGGCCGAAGGTGTTCGTCGGCTTCAGCGACATCACCGCGCTGCACGAGGCGTTCGCCACCCGGCTGGGCCTGGTCACGCTCCACGGGCCGATGGCCGCGGGGATCGACTTCATCAAGAACGCCCGGGCACAGGAGCACCTCAAGGCCACGCTCTTCGCACCGGAGACCGTCCGCACGATCGTCTCCGGCGGCAGGACCCTGGTCCCCGGGCGGGCGCGGGGCGTCACGCTCGGCGGCTGCCTGTGTCTGCTCGCCGCCGAACGGGGCACCCCGCACGCCCGGCCCTCCGCGCGCGGCGGGCTGCTGTGCCTGGAGGACGTGGGGGAGGAGACGTACCGCCTGGACCGCTATCTCACCCAACTCCTGCGCGGCGGCTGGTTCGACGGGGTACGAGGGGTGCTGCTCGGGTCGTGGCGGGAGTGCGGTCCCGAGGAGACGGTACGGGCGCTGCTCGCCGACCGGCTCGGCGGGCTCGGAGTACCGGTCGTGGAGGAGTTCGGGTTCGGGCACTGCGACGGGGCGCTGACCATGCCCTTCGGAGTGGCGGCCGAACTGGACGCCGACGCGCGCACGTTGACGCTCGACGAACCGGCCCTGCGCTGA
- a CDS encoding CocE/NonD family hydrolase: MSRRVLGYSVPLALLLGATLATPAPATGPYTVTALKFTVRAGDRTCTIDADLYRPTGAGRAPAVLATNGFGGSKSDGSTDGIGKAFAERGYVSLVYSGLGFGGSGCLISLDDPDIDGKAASQLVDFLAGKRAADDGTQADFVTLDGKGDPRVGMIGGSYGGAIQMATAAVDHRVDALVPLITWNDLAYSLDPNNAGAHGAVPGAFKWQWANGFYLIGESQPLTAPNLDPSRINSLDCLHFVTDACRTVRALNSGSYPADRTAELLAYSRSVSPVSYLSRVKAPTLLVQGQADSLFNLNEATATYKTLKKQGTPAKMIWQSWGHSGGTAAGELDLGQGNLESTYVGKRILAWFDRYLHKTKGAGTGPAFAYYRDWITDPAGTYATADKLPALNRKLYLSGDGKLVGTRSEVAPGSRTYTNRLVPTSHSESSLAGVIGLPDPAPYDTEGTYLGWTSEPLTRTTDVVGAPKATLKVVSPKAERTQNSSDAADKLVLFAKLYDIAPDGTRTLVHRLVAPVRVPDVTRSFTVTLPGIVHRYEKGHRLRFVVAASDDAYVGNRGIKPVTVVSSPGNTGVLELPVAGG; the protein is encoded by the coding sequence GTGTCTCGTCGTGTGCTCGGATACAGCGTTCCGCTCGCTCTCCTGCTCGGTGCCACACTCGCCACCCCCGCCCCCGCCACCGGCCCGTACACCGTCACGGCCCTGAAGTTCACCGTGCGGGCAGGCGACCGCACCTGCACGATCGACGCCGATCTGTACCGGCCCACCGGTGCCGGCCGCGCCCCCGCCGTGCTCGCCACCAACGGATTCGGCGGCAGCAAGTCCGACGGTTCCACGGACGGCATCGGCAAGGCCTTCGCCGAGCGGGGCTATGTCTCGCTCGTCTACTCCGGGCTCGGCTTCGGCGGCTCCGGCTGCCTGATCTCGCTCGACGACCCGGACATCGACGGCAAGGCCGCCTCCCAGCTGGTCGACTTCCTCGCCGGGAAGCGGGCCGCCGACGACGGCACCCAGGCCGACTTCGTCACCCTCGACGGCAAGGGCGACCCACGCGTCGGCATGATCGGCGGCTCCTACGGCGGCGCGATCCAGATGGCGACCGCGGCCGTCGACCACCGCGTCGACGCGCTCGTCCCGCTGATCACCTGGAACGACCTGGCCTACTCCCTCGACCCGAACAACGCCGGCGCCCACGGCGCGGTGCCCGGCGCCTTCAAATGGCAGTGGGCCAACGGCTTCTATCTGATCGGCGAGAGCCAGCCGCTGACGGCGCCCAACCTCGACCCCTCCCGGATCAACTCCCTGGACTGTCTGCACTTCGTCACCGACGCCTGCCGGACCGTCCGCGCCCTGAACTCCGGCAGCTACCCCGCCGACCGCACCGCCGAACTGCTCGCCTACTCCCGCAGCGTCTCCCCGGTCAGCTACCTCAGCCGTGTGAAGGCACCCACGCTGCTCGTCCAGGGACAGGCCGACAGCCTCTTCAACCTCAACGAGGCGACGGCGACGTACAAGACCCTCAAGAAGCAGGGCACACCGGCCAAGATGATCTGGCAGTCCTGGGGCCACAGCGGCGGCACGGCGGCGGGCGAGCTCGATCTCGGCCAGGGGAATCTGGAGTCCACCTACGTCGGCAAGCGGATCCTCGCCTGGTTCGACCGCTACCTCCACAAGACGAAGGGCGCCGGCACCGGACCGGCCTTCGCCTACTACCGCGACTGGATCACCGACCCGGCCGGCACCTACGCCACCGCCGACAAGCTGCCCGCACTCAACCGGAAGCTGTACCTGTCCGGCGACGGCAAGCTCGTCGGCACCCGCTCCGAGGTGGCCCCCGGCAGCCGGACGTACACGAACCGGCTCGTCCCCACCAGCCACTCGGAGAGCTCGCTGGCCGGGGTGATCGGCCTGCCGGACCCGGCGCCCTACGACACCGAGGGCACCTACCTCGGCTGGACCAGTGAGCCGCTCACCCGGACCACCGACGTCGTGGGCGCGCCGAAGGCCACGCTCAAGGTGGTCTCGCCGAAGGCCGAGCGGACGCAGAACTCCTCGGACGCCGCCGACAAGCTCGTCCTGTTCGCCAAGCTGTACGACATCGCGCCCGACGGCACCAGGACGCTGGTGCACCGGCTCGTCGCACCGGTCCGGGTGCCCGACGTGACCAGGAGCTTCACCGTGACCCTGCCGGGGATCGTGCACCGGTACGAGAAGGGGCACCGGCTGCGGTTCGTGGTCGCGGCGAGCGACGACGCCTACGTCGGCAACCGGGGGATCAAACCGGTGACCGTGGTCAGCTCGCCCGGGAACACCGGAGTGCTGGAGCTGCCGGTGGCCGGCGGCTGA
- a CDS encoding class I SAM-dependent methyltransferase, whose protein sequence is MSVTSRYRGAWESFWSEAPDGQGAVFWDAEPAVTAGRHLALFEPHVTAPALPLVDLGCGNGTQTRFLADRFRHVLGVDLSEAAVDRARDADPAGQATYRVLDAVEKGGAESLHAELGDANVYMRGVLHQCEPDDRQPLVDGLAVLLGEHGRGFLVELSEAAKPILMGLAQHPSGPPPKLAPIFRHGIAPGEVSDDAVPQYLATAGLTVLAGGELPLVTTEYTPDGARIGLPSKWLVVGRTV, encoded by the coding sequence ATGAGCGTGACGAGTCGGTACCGGGGTGCCTGGGAGAGCTTCTGGAGCGAAGCTCCCGACGGACAGGGGGCGGTGTTCTGGGACGCGGAGCCCGCGGTGACGGCCGGTCGCCACCTCGCCCTGTTCGAACCGCATGTGACCGCCCCCGCCCTGCCCCTGGTCGACCTGGGCTGCGGCAACGGCACCCAGACCCGCTTCCTCGCCGACCGCTTCCGGCACGTCCTCGGCGTCGACCTGTCCGAGGCCGCCGTCGACCGCGCCCGGGACGCTGATCCGGCCGGCCAGGCCACCTACCGGGTGCTGGACGCCGTGGAGAAGGGCGGGGCGGAGTCGCTGCACGCGGAGCTGGGCGACGCCAACGTCTATATGCGGGGCGTGCTCCACCAGTGCGAACCCGACGACCGGCAGCCGCTCGTCGACGGGCTCGCCGTGCTGCTCGGCGAGCACGGCCGGGGCTTCCTCGTCGAGCTGTCCGAGGCCGCCAAGCCGATCCTGATGGGCCTGGCCCAGCACCCCTCGGGCCCGCCGCCCAAGCTGGCGCCGATCTTCCGGCACGGCATCGCACCCGGCGAGGTCTCCGACGACGCGGTGCCCCAGTACCTGGCCACGGCCGGGCTCACCGTCCTGGCCGGCGGCGAACTGCCCCTCGTGACCACGGAGTACACCCCCGACGGAGCCCGGATCGGGCTGCCGTCGAAGTGGCTGGTGGTGGGACGTACGGTCTGA